The following coding sequences lie in one Caproicibacterium argilliputei genomic window:
- the secA gene encoding preprotein translocase subunit SecA produces the protein MPNNILTKFFGNYSKRELKRVQPICDAVLALEDKYKALSDEELKAQTPMLKERLESGESLDDILPDAFAVCREASARVLEMRHFPVQIVGGIVLHQGRIAEMKTGEGKTLVATLPAYLNALAGKGVHIVTVNDYLARRDSEWMGKVYRFLGLSVGLITHEKDNAARKEAYAADITYGTNNEYGFDYLRDNMVIYKEDKVQRGHSFSIVDEVDSILIDEARTPLIISGPGDKSTEMYTVADHFAQTLKVVKVAELNDKEDNDAIYTDADYIVDEKAKTATLTPSGVKKAEAFFHVDNLTDAENIGIQHYVNQAIKARGVMTRDVDYVVKDGEVIIVDEFTGRLMYGRRYNEGLHQAIEAKEGVKVARESKTLATITFQNYFRLYDKLSGMTGTAMTEEDEFREIYKLDVVEIPTNKPMVREDLHDVVYKTEKAKFNAVIDDIVEHHEKGQPVLVGTISIEKSEELSKMLKLRGIPHVVLNAKYHEKEAEIVSQAGKKGAVTIATNMAGRGTDIMLGGNSEYMAKSEMRRMGFSEEMIAQATAYGETDNVDILNARKTFKELEDKYKEEIRPEAQAVRDAGGLFIIGTERHESRRIDNQLRGRAGRQGDPGMSRFYISLEDNLMRLFGGERVAAMMETLNVDEDTPIENKMLTKTIENAQRKIEGRNFGIRKDVLKYDDVNSRQREIIYKQRDQVLNGENVHTQVMEMIKQAIENQAKLYLPMDDANLENPRQNWNFDGLRDHYMGWLLTEDDFIYTEEERKTLKPEDVSAALYEKAVQICDQREQQFGEDICRELERVILLKNVDTEWMDHIDAMEELQRGIRLRAYGQKDPVVEYRLESFDMFDAMIDTIRENTARMMLTVRLHTQEEPQREQVLEPTTASGAPEGEEAPQPESHEGRKIGRNEPCPCGSGLKWKKCTCEKYHPKDGSQPYITD, from the coding sequence ATGCCAAACAATATCCTGACCAAATTCTTCGGGAACTACAGCAAGCGCGAGCTGAAACGCGTTCAGCCCATCTGCGACGCGGTGCTGGCACTCGAGGACAAGTATAAAGCGCTTTCAGATGAAGAACTGAAAGCGCAGACCCCCATGCTGAAGGAGCGGCTGGAGTCCGGCGAAAGCTTAGACGACATCCTGCCCGACGCGTTTGCTGTCTGCCGCGAGGCCAGCGCCCGCGTGCTGGAAATGCGCCACTTCCCGGTGCAGATTGTCGGCGGTATCGTTCTGCATCAGGGCCGTATTGCCGAGATGAAGACCGGCGAAGGCAAAACGCTGGTCGCCACCCTGCCCGCCTACTTAAACGCGCTGGCAGGCAAGGGCGTGCACATTGTAACCGTCAACGATTACCTCGCCCGCCGCGACAGTGAGTGGATGGGCAAGGTGTATCGCTTCCTCGGTCTTTCCGTCGGTCTGATCACGCATGAAAAGGACAACGCCGCCCGCAAGGAAGCATATGCCGCCGACATCACCTACGGTACCAACAACGAATACGGTTTCGATTATCTGCGCGACAACATGGTCATTTACAAAGAGGACAAGGTACAGCGCGGCCACAGCTTCTCCATCGTGGATGAGGTGGACTCCATCTTAATTGATGAAGCGCGCACCCCGCTGATTATCTCCGGCCCCGGCGACAAATCCACCGAGATGTACACCGTTGCCGACCACTTTGCGCAAACCTTAAAAGTCGTAAAAGTCGCAGAGCTGAACGATAAGGAAGACAACGACGCCATTTACACAGATGCGGACTACATTGTGGATGAAAAAGCAAAAACCGCCACGCTGACACCTTCCGGCGTGAAAAAAGCGGAAGCTTTCTTCCACGTGGACAACCTGACCGATGCGGAAAATATTGGCATTCAGCATTATGTCAACCAAGCCATTAAGGCGCGCGGTGTCATGACCCGCGATGTGGACTATGTGGTCAAAGACGGTGAAGTCATCATCGTTGACGAATTCACCGGCCGCCTGATGTATGGCCGCCGCTATAACGAAGGTCTGCATCAGGCCATCGAAGCGAAGGAGGGTGTGAAAGTTGCCCGCGAAAGCAAGACGCTGGCAACCATCACGTTCCAGAACTACTTCCGTCTGTACGACAAGCTTTCCGGTATGACCGGCACCGCCATGACGGAAGAGGATGAATTCCGCGAAATCTACAAACTGGACGTTGTGGAAATTCCCACAAACAAGCCAATGGTTCGTGAGGATCTGCACGACGTTGTTTACAAAACGGAAAAGGCAAAGTTTAACGCAGTCATCGACGACATTGTGGAGCACCACGAAAAGGGACAGCCGGTTCTGGTCGGCACCATTTCCATTGAAAAGAGCGAGGAACTCTCCAAAATGCTGAAACTGCGCGGCATTCCGCACGTGGTTTTGAACGCAAAGTACCACGAAAAGGAAGCGGAGATTGTTTCGCAGGCGGGCAAAAAGGGCGCCGTCACCATTGCAACGAACATGGCAGGCCGCGGCACCGATATCATGCTGGGCGGCAACAGCGAATATATGGCCAAAAGCGAAATGCGCCGCATGGGCTTCAGCGAGGAAATGATTGCACAAGCAACTGCTTACGGCGAAACCGACAATGTCGATATTCTCAATGCTCGTAAAACATTTAAGGAATTAGAGGATAAGTACAAAGAGGAAATCCGTCCGGAAGCGCAGGCAGTGCGCGATGCAGGCGGCCTTTTCATCATCGGTACCGAGCGCCACGAGTCCCGCCGAATTGATAACCAGCTGCGCGGCCGTGCCGGACGTCAGGGCGACCCCGGTATGTCCCGCTTCTACATTTCTCTGGAAGACAACCTGATGCGTCTGTTCGGCGGCGAACGTGTCGCGGCGATGATGGAAACCCTTAACGTGGACGAAGACACGCCGATTGAAAACAAAATGCTGACCAAAACCATCGAAAACGCCCAGCGTAAAATTGAAGGCCGCAACTTTGGCATTCGTAAAGACGTGCTGAAGTATGACGATGTTAACTCCCGCCAGCGCGAGATTATCTACAAGCAGCGCGACCAGGTGCTCAACGGTGAAAACGTGCATACGCAGGTCATGGAAATGATCAAGCAGGCGATTGAAAACCAGGCCAAGCTTTACCTGCCGATGGATGATGCTAATCTGGAAAATCCACGTCAGAATTGGAACTTTGACGGCCTGCGCGACCACTACATGGGGTGGCTGCTTACCGAGGATGACTTCATTTACACCGAAGAAGAGCGCAAAACGCTCAAGCCGGAAGATGTGTCGGCGGCACTGTATGAAAAGGCTGTGCAAATCTGTGACCAACGCGAGCAGCAGTTCGGCGAGGATATCTGCCGTGAGTTGGAGCGCGTAATTCTGCTGAAAAACGTCGACACCGAGTGGATGGATCACATCGACGCGATGGAAGAACTGCAGCGCGGCATTCGCCTGCGTGCTTACGGGCAGAAAGATCCAGTGGTCGAATACCGGCTGGAAAGCTTCGATATGTTTGACGCGATGATCGACACCATCCGGGAAAACACCGCCCGCATGATGCTGACAGTGCGCCTGCACACGCAGGAGGAACCGCAGCGCGAGCAGGTTCTGGAGCCGACCACAGCCTCCGGCGCACCAGAGGGCGAGGAAGCACCGCAGCCAGAATCGCATGAAGGCCGCAAAATTGGCCGCAATGAACCGTGTCCCTGCGGCAGTGGCTTGAAATGGAAAAAGTGCACCTGCGAAAAATATCACCCGAAAGACGGCAGCCAGCCGTACATTACGGACTAA
- a CDS encoding patatin-like phospholipase family protein, giving the protein MWKMIGVVDVGGGLRGVYGAGVLDYCLENGIQFDYGIGVSAGSANIGAYFAKQHGRNYRYYTKYSFRKEYMSLGNFLRKGSYIDLEYVYGTLANQSGEDPLDYAAIARSNAVLQVVATNALTGKPVYFGKEDIAQDNYQIMMASSCIPVVCKPYEIGGVPYFDGGLSDPVPVQKALDDGCEKVVVILTKPEATLREPKHDALPARLLRRKYPQAAEALRLRYQTYNDGVALAQKYAKDGRVLLVAPDDCCGMQTLTKDRSCIDQMYRKALQDGKKILQFLAFSQT; this is encoded by the coding sequence ATGTGGAAAATGATCGGGGTTGTGGATGTGGGCGGCGGTTTGCGCGGTGTTTATGGCGCAGGCGTACTAGACTACTGCCTGGAAAATGGAATCCAGTTTGATTACGGAATCGGCGTTTCTGCGGGCAGCGCCAATATTGGCGCCTACTTTGCAAAGCAACACGGCCGAAACTACCGGTATTACACCAAGTATTCCTTCCGCAAGGAATATATGAGCCTTGGCAACTTTCTGCGCAAAGGCTCCTACATTGATTTGGAGTATGTTTACGGAACATTGGCAAACCAAAGTGGCGAGGATCCGCTGGACTACGCCGCGATTGCGCGGTCAAACGCGGTTCTGCAGGTCGTGGCAACCAACGCGCTGACCGGCAAGCCGGTTTACTTCGGAAAAGAAGACATTGCGCAGGACAACTACCAGATTATGATGGCTTCCTCCTGTATTCCGGTGGTCTGCAAACCGTACGAAATTGGCGGCGTGCCGTACTTTGACGGCGGCCTTTCCGACCCGGTGCCGGTGCAGAAGGCACTGGATGACGGCTGCGAAAAAGTAGTCGTGATTCTCACCAAGCCGGAAGCCACCCTGCGCGAACCCAAGCATGACGCGCTGCCCGCGCGCCTGCTGCGGCGCAAATACCCGCAGGCGGCCGAAGCGCTGCGGCTGCGCTACCAAACCTACAATGACGGCGTCGCCTTGGCGCAGAAATATGCAAAGGACGGTCGGGTACTGCTGGTTGCCCCGGACGACTGCTGCGGAATGCAGACGCTGACAAAAGACCGCAGCTGCATTGACCAAATGTATCGGAAAGCCCTGCAGGACGGCAAAAAGATTCTGCAGTTTCTCGCTTTTTCGCAGACGTAA
- the fba gene encoding class II fructose-1,6-bisphosphate aldolase: protein MALVNTKEMFKKAYEGGYAIGAFNVNNMEIIQGITEAAGELKAPVILQVSKGARAYANPTYLVKLVEAAVAENPDIPITLHLDHGPSFEMCKACIDDGFTSVMFDGSSKPFDENVAEAAKVVEYAHKYNVTVEAELGTLGGVEDEVSVEADKAMYTDPNQVEEFVNRTGVDSLAIAIGTSHGAYKFKPGQDPKLRLDILEEVSKRLPGFPIVLHGASSVPQEFVKIINQYGGNMPNAIGIPESELRKAAKMAVCKINVDSDIRLAMTASIRKYFSEHPDHFDPRQYLAPARQAVKDMVAHKITEVMGCDGKA, encoded by the coding sequence ATGGCATTAGTAAACACCAAGGAAATGTTTAAAAAGGCTTACGAGGGCGGCTATGCAATTGGCGCTTTCAACGTAAACAACATGGAAATCATTCAGGGCATTACAGAAGCGGCAGGAGAACTGAAAGCCCCTGTAATTCTGCAGGTTTCCAAAGGCGCGCGCGCTTACGCCAACCCCACCTATCTGGTGAAGCTGGTCGAAGCGGCTGTTGCTGAAAATCCGGATATTCCGATTACCCTGCACCTGGATCACGGCCCGTCGTTTGAAATGTGCAAAGCCTGCATCGACGACGGCTTTACCTCTGTAATGTTCGACGGTTCTTCCAAGCCGTTTGATGAGAACGTCGCCGAGGCTGCAAAAGTTGTGGAATATGCACATAAATATAATGTAACCGTGGAGGCCGAGTTGGGCACGCTGGGCGGCGTCGAAGACGAAGTTTCCGTTGAAGCCGACAAGGCTATGTACACTGACCCCAACCAGGTGGAGGAGTTTGTCAATCGTACCGGTGTTGACAGCCTCGCAATCGCCATTGGCACCAGCCACGGCGCATATAAGTTTAAGCCTGGCCAGGATCCGAAGCTGCGCCTGGACATCCTTGAGGAAGTTTCCAAGCGCCTGCCCGGTTTCCCAATTGTTCTGCACGGCGCTTCCAGCGTTCCGCAGGAATTTGTCAAGATTATTAACCAGTACGGCGGCAATATGCCGAATGCCATCGGCATTCCGGAAAGCGAACTGCGCAAGGCCGCAAAGATGGCTGTCTGCAAGATTAACGTAGACTCCGACATCCGCCTTGCCATGACCGCTTCCATCCGCAAGTACTTCTCCGAGCATCCCGACCACTTTGACCCGCGCCAGTACCTTGCGCCCGCTCGTCAGGCAGTGAAGGACATGGTTGCCCATAAGATTACAGAGGTCATGGGCTGCGACGGTAAAGCCTGA
- the rlmB gene encoding 23S rRNA (guanosine(2251)-2'-O)-methyltransferase RlmB has product MKPNRNEQDDRVRGDDIIAGRNAAAEAFKSGRTLEALYIARGQHGGSLGALIARAKEAGVPVKEADPRKLDAMCGGAAHQGVVVVASVKEYASLDDVFALAQQRGEAPFLIVADGLEDPHNLGAVLRVAECAGAHGVIVPKRRSVGLTYAVGKASAGAVEYVPVVRVNSLPAVLDELKKRGVWLYAADMDGEPWCSVDYAGPCAVVIGSEGFGVSRLVKEKCDFVISLPMKGKINSLNASVACGVVCYEVARQRAGIHSK; this is encoded by the coding sequence ATGAAACCGAACCGGAATGAGCAAGACGACCGTGTGCGCGGCGATGACATCATCGCTGGCCGCAACGCTGCGGCGGAAGCTTTTAAAAGCGGCCGCACACTGGAAGCACTTTATATCGCACGGGGGCAGCACGGCGGCAGCCTTGGCGCCCTGATTGCCCGTGCCAAGGAGGCGGGCGTGCCGGTGAAGGAAGCAGACCCGCGCAAGCTGGACGCCATGTGCGGCGGCGCAGCCCATCAGGGGGTTGTGGTGGTGGCTTCTGTCAAGGAATATGCATCGCTGGACGATGTCTTCGCACTGGCGCAGCAACGCGGCGAAGCACCGTTTCTGATTGTTGCGGACGGTCTGGAGGATCCGCACAATCTGGGCGCTGTGCTGCGTGTGGCGGAGTGCGCCGGCGCGCACGGTGTCATTGTGCCCAAGCGACGCAGCGTGGGGCTGACCTATGCCGTGGGCAAGGCCAGCGCCGGCGCTGTGGAATACGTGCCGGTGGTGCGGGTCAACAGCCTGCCCGCTGTGCTGGACGAACTGAAAAAAAGGGGTGTGTGGCTTTACGCCGCCGACATGGACGGCGAGCCGTGGTGCAGTGTGGACTACGCCGGCCCCTGTGCGGTGGTCATCGGCAGCGAAGGCTTCGGTGTCAGCCGCCTGGTCAAAGAAAAATGCGATTTTGTCATTTCCCTGCCCATGAAAGGAAAAATCAACTCCCTGAACGCTTCCGTCGCCTGCGGCGTCGTTTGCTATGAGGTGGCGCGCCAGCGTGCAGGAATCCACTCGAAATAG
- a CDS encoding GGGtGRT protein, producing MANDVSFEGKERRMPKIEAFLKENGLGSLEEARDLCLSKGIDVDKIVKSVQPIAFDNAVWAYTLGVALGLKKGVKSAAEASELIGVGLQAFCVPGSVAEHRNVGLGHGNLGARLLHDETKCFAFLAGHESFAAAEGAIGIARTANRARKEPLRVILNGLGKDAAYIISRINGFTYVKTDYDFFNDKVNVVEEIAYSNGERAQIKCYGANDVQEGVAIMRMEGVDVSITGNSTNPTRFQHLVAGTYKKWCNENGRHYFSVASGGGTGRTLHPDNMGAGPASYGLTDSMGRMHSDAQFAGSSSVPAHVEMMGLIGMGNNPMVGATVACAVAVYEACKG from the coding sequence ATGGCAAACGATGTCAGCTTTGAAGGTAAAGAGAGAAGAATGCCGAAGATCGAGGCATTCCTGAAAGAAAACGGCCTCGGCTCCCTGGAAGAAGCACGCGACCTGTGCCTTTCCAAGGGAATCGACGTTGATAAGATTGTAAAGAGCGTACAGCCCATCGCGTTTGACAACGCGGTTTGGGCTTACACCCTCGGTGTTGCACTGGGCCTGAAAAAAGGCGTGAAATCCGCCGCGGAAGCAAGCGAACTCATCGGTGTCGGTCTGCAGGCATTCTGCGTGCCCGGCTCCGTTGCAGAGCACCGCAACGTCGGTCTGGGTCACGGCAACCTCGGCGCACGTCTGCTGCACGACGAAACCAAGTGCTTTGCGTTCCTCGCAGGCCACGAGAGCTTCGCAGCCGCTGAGGGCGCTATCGGCATTGCCCGCACGGCAAACCGCGCCCGCAAAGAGCCGCTGCGTGTCATCCTGAACGGCCTGGGCAAAGACGCCGCCTATATCATTTCCCGTATCAACGGCTTTACCTATGTAAAGACCGACTATGACTTCTTTAACGACAAAGTCAATGTGGTTGAAGAAATCGCTTACTCCAACGGCGAGCGTGCGCAGATTAAGTGCTACGGCGCGAACGACGTACAGGAAGGTGTCGCCATCATGCGCATGGAGGGCGTCGATGTTTCCATTACCGGTAACTCCACGAACCCGACCCGCTTCCAGCACTTGGTTGCAGGCACCTATAAAAAGTGGTGCAACGAGAACGGCCGCCATTACTTCTCCGTCGCTTCCGGCGGCGGCACGGGTCGTACCCTGCACCCCGACAACATGGGCGCAGGACCGGCTTCTTACGGCTTGACCGACTCCATGGGTCGTATGCATAGCGATGCGCAGTTCGCAGGTTCCTCTTCCGTGCCGGCGCACGTGGAGATGATGGGCCTCATCGGCATGGGCAACAACCCGATGGTCGGTGCAACCGTTGCGTGTGCAGTGGCAGTTTACGAGGCTTGCAAGGGCTGA
- a CDS encoding iron-sulfur cluster assembly scaffold protein → MNYSAKVENMCTVTKGPKHGPAPIPEEGKWVKAYDIKDISGLTHGVGWCAPQQGACKLTLNVKEGVVKEALVETIGCSGMTHSAAMAAEILPGKTILECLNTDLVCDAINVAMRELFKQIVYGRSQTAFSEGGLPIGAGLDDLGKGLRSMVGTMYSTEAKGVRYMEMTEGYVLHMALDKNDEVIGYEFVNVGKMMDAIRKGTNPEEAYKANVGHYGRYSKEDGVVKYIDPRNE, encoded by the coding sequence ATGAACTATTCCGCTAAAGTGGAAAACATGTGCACAGTCACAAAAGGCCCCAAGCACGGCCCCGCCCCGATCCCCGAAGAGGGCAAGTGGGTAAAGGCTTATGACATTAAAGACATTTCTGGTCTGACACATGGTGTTGGCTGGTGCGCGCCGCAGCAGGGCGCCTGCAAGCTGACGCTGAACGTCAAAGAAGGCGTGGTCAAGGAAGCGCTGGTCGAAACAATCGGCTGCTCCGGCATGACCCACTCCGCCGCCATGGCAGCTGAGATTCTGCCCGGCAAAACCATCCTCGAGTGCCTGAACACCGACCTCGTATGTGATGCAATCAACGTCGCTATGCGCGAGCTGTTTAAGCAGATCGTTTACGGCCGCAGCCAGACTGCTTTCTCCGAGGGCGGCCTGCCCATCGGCGCAGGTCTGGACGATCTGGGCAAGGGTCTGCGCAGCATGGTCGGCACCATGTACAGCACAGAAGCCAAGGGCGTGCGCTACATGGAGATGACCGAGGGCTATGTTCTGCACATGGCTCTGGACAAAAATGACGAAGTCATCGGCTATGAATTTGTAAACGTCGGCAAGATGATGGACGCTATCCGCAAGGGCACAAACCCCGAGGAAGCCTATAAGGCAAACGTCGGTCATTACGGCCGTTACAGCAAAGAAGACGGCGTTGTCAAGTATATTGACCCCCGCAACGAATAA
- a CDS encoding DNA-3-methyladenine glycosylase family protein, with product MNLRRTLLCGQCFRWREIAPDVFAGTAGGRRLVLTQQDLPKLEQNPFWRRYFDFDTDYETLRGQLAELHPNLREAARQSAGIHILRQDPWEALCSFILSQNNNIPRIQGIVSRLCQETEEPLPHAAFQESAAAHPFPRPETLAGLTEAQLAPLRCGFRARYLLDAAQKVADGTVPLEQLRTVPLAEARAALMQIVGVGPKVADCTLLYGLHRMEAFPVDVWMKRAMAQWFPGVEPAAFGAAAGLAQQYIFNWARNGVAAG from the coding sequence TTGAATCTTCGCAGAACCCTGCTTTGCGGGCAGTGTTTCCGTTGGCGCGAAATCGCGCCGGATGTGTTTGCCGGCACCGCCGGCGGTCGCCGTCTGGTCCTGACGCAGCAGGATCTGCCGAAACTGGAGCAGAATCCGTTTTGGCGCCGCTACTTTGACTTCGATACCGATTATGAAACCCTGCGCGGTCAGCTTGCCGAACTGCACCCCAATCTGCGCGAGGCAGCCCGGCAGAGCGCGGGCATCCATATCTTGCGGCAGGACCCATGGGAAGCGCTCTGCTCGTTTATTCTGTCGCAGAATAACAATATTCCGCGCATCCAGGGGATTGTCAGCCGCCTTTGCCAAGAGACCGAAGAGCCGCTGCCACACGCGGCGTTTCAGGAGAGCGCCGCCGCACATCCGTTTCCGCGTCCCGAAACGCTGGCCGGGCTGACAGAAGCACAGCTCGCGCCGCTGCGATGCGGGTTTCGGGCACGCTATCTGCTGGATGCGGCGCAAAAAGTGGCAGACGGCACTGTGCCGCTGGAGCAGCTGCGTACGGTGCCGCTTGCCGAGGCGCGTGCTGCGCTGATGCAGATTGTCGGCGTGGGGCCGAAGGTGGCGGACTGCACGCTGTTGTATGGGCTGCACCGTATGGAGGCGTTTCCGGTGGATGTTTGGATGAAGCGTGCCATGGCGCAGTGGTTTCCGGGCGTGGAGCCGGCGGCGTTCGGTGCGGCGGCGGGGCTTGCCCAGCAGTATATTTTTAATTGGGCGCGGAACGGTGTCGCGGCAGGCTGA
- a CDS encoding anthranilate synthase component I family protein — MTKPSLEEARRFAAQGIYRVLPVSCELYADRTTPLQVLRILQAKSIHCFLLESVEDTKQWGRYTFLGFDPKLEITCTNGQMRIRGKTQRSFHTDSPGAELEKILAAHKSPRLPGMPPFTGGLVGYFSYDYIKYSEPRLRLDAEDQEHFNDVDLMLFDKVIAFDNLRQKLILTVNMPLTGDVQAAYAAAQAALKALAELVRTGAPAPQNPGRLTSPVRHLFSKAQYCTMVERAKQYIREGDIFQVVLSNRLEADFTGSLLDTYRVLRTLNPSPYMFFFCSDEMEIAGASPETLVKLQDGVLHTFPLAGSRPRGQTPAQDEALEAELLADPKELSEHNMLVDLGRNDLGRISKFGTVHVEKHLQVLRFSHIMHLGSTVAGALREGCTAADVIASVLPAGTLSGAPKFRACQIINELENNKRGIYGGAVGYLDFTGNLDTCIAIRFAFQKNGKVFVRSGAGIVADSVPEREYQECIQKAKAVVTALEEAQGGIDSACTD; from the coding sequence ATGACAAAACCGTCGTTAGAGGAAGCCCGGCGCTTTGCCGCGCAGGGCATATACCGGGTGCTTCCGGTCAGCTGTGAGCTTTACGCCGACCGCACAACCCCCCTGCAGGTTCTGCGGATTCTGCAGGCAAAGAGCATCCACTGCTTCTTGCTGGAAAGCGTGGAGGACACCAAGCAGTGGGGGCGCTACACGTTTCTGGGATTTGACCCGAAACTGGAAATCACCTGTACAAACGGGCAAATGCGCATCCGCGGGAAGACACAGCGCAGCTTTCACACCGACAGCCCCGGTGCGGAACTGGAAAAAATCCTGGCCGCGCACAAAAGCCCGCGCCTGCCGGGAATGCCGCCCTTTACCGGCGGGTTGGTCGGTTACTTTTCGTACGATTACATCAAGTACAGTGAGCCGCGCCTGCGGCTGGACGCAGAGGATCAGGAGCACTTTAACGATGTTGACCTCATGCTGTTTGACAAGGTGATTGCATTTGACAACCTGCGGCAGAAACTGATTTTGACAGTCAATATGCCGCTGACCGGCGATGTGCAGGCGGCTTATGCGGCGGCGCAGGCGGCGCTGAAAGCATTGGCGGAGCTGGTGCGTACCGGGGCACCGGCACCGCAAAACCCGGGGCGGCTGACTTCTCCGGTACGGCATTTGTTCAGCAAAGCGCAGTACTGCACCATGGTGGAACGCGCGAAGCAGTACATTCGGGAGGGAGATATTTTTCAGGTGGTTCTCAGCAACCGTCTGGAGGCGGACTTTACGGGCAGCCTGTTAGATACCTATCGTGTGCTGCGCACGCTGAACCCCTCGCCGTATATGTTCTTTTTCTGCAGCGACGAAATGGAGATTGCCGGTGCTTCACCGGAAACTTTGGTAAAGCTGCAGGACGGTGTTCTGCACACCTTTCCGCTTGCCGGCTCCCGTCCGCGCGGCCAGACGCCGGCGCAGGATGAGGCGCTGGAGGCGGAGCTGCTTGCCGATCCGAAGGAACTTTCCGAGCACAATATGCTGGTGGATCTGGGACGCAATGATTTGGGCCGCATCAGTAAATTCGGCACCGTGCACGTGGAAAAGCACCTGCAGGTACTGCGCTTTTCGCACATCATGCACCTTGGCTCCACCGTGGCGGGGGCGCTGCGGGAGGGCTGCACCGCCGCCGATGTCATTGCGTCCGTGCTGCCCGCCGGAACGCTTTCCGGTGCGCCGAAGTTCCGTGCCTGCCAGATTATCAACGAGCTGGAAAACAACAAGCGCGGCATTTACGGCGGTGCGGTCGGGTATCTGGACTTCACCGGAAATCTGGACACCTGTATTGCCATTCGTTTCGCTTTTCAGAAAAACGGCAAGGTGTTTGTTCGTTCCGGCGCCGGCATTGTGGCAGACAGCGTGCCGGAGCGCGAGTATCAGGAATGCATTCAAA